Proteins co-encoded in one Micropterus dolomieu isolate WLL.071019.BEF.003 ecotype Adirondacks linkage group LG19, ASM2129224v1, whole genome shotgun sequence genomic window:
- the neurog1 gene encoding neurogenin-1: MDPVYSDIDSNSCDFFPHTDDEDSLGSLRSASPESSPLCPPRSPEQQQQQKKRRRGRARSDASVHVVKKNRRMKANDRERNRMHNLNDALDELRSVLPAFPDETKLTKIETLRFAHNYIWALSETIRIADLQAGKTGDPLQLRSACLGEAPSPGSDACSWSSSGSSSSSSPAYCASSPGSPAAQEDYSYLRQDALFGFRSLVPGIY; this comes from the coding sequence ATGGACCCAGTCTACTCCGACATCGACAGCAACAGCTGCGACTTCTTCCCGCACACGGACGATGAGGACTCCCTCGGCAGCCTGCGCTCCGCCTCCCCGGAGTCCTCACCGCTCTGCCCGCCGCGCTCCccggagcagcagcagcagcagaagaagcgGCGCCGCGGACGCGCCCGCAGCGACGCCAGCGTGCACGTGGTGAAGAAGAACCGGCGCATGAAAGCCAACGACCGGGAGCGGAACCGCATGCACAACCTGAACGACGCCCTGGACGAGCTCCGCAGCGTCCTGCCGGCCTTCCCGGACGAGACCAAACTCACCAAAATCGAGACTCTGCGCTTTGCGCACAACTACATCTGGGCTCTGTCCGAGACGATCCGCATCGCAGACCTGCAGGCGGGGAAGACCGGAGACCCTCTGCAGCTGCGCTCCGCGTGCCTCGGTGAGGCCCCGAGCCCCGGCAGCGACGCCTGCTCCTGGAGCTCTAGCggctcctcgtcctcctcctccccggcTTACTGCGCCTCCAGCCCGGGCAGCCCCGCCGCGCAGGAGGACTACAGCTACCTGCGGCAGGACGCGCTGTTCGGCTTCCGCAGCCTCGTGCCGGGCATCTACTGA